GGTGTTTCTCCTGTCAAATCGACATATACGGATGGCAGCACAATGATGATCCTATAAGTGTTCACGCCCAATGGTCTCCTGACTGTGAATACATCCAGGCTATAGTCGATGATAACTTCATCGATAGTGTAAGTTGATTGAAAATGGAATGTATCGTGTAACGATTCTATTGGTatcgtatatatgtctatattgttGCATGACGTACGTGTTTTCTGTTTTCAGGTACGGGATAAAAGATATGACACATTAATCGATCCAAATGTTTATCAAACACTGAAGGACTGTGGAATTCCCGACTATATTATACGGCATGCACATCGCAAACACATAATTCAGAGCGGTGAACTTTTTACAGATGCTGTCCAGTGTCTGTCGGTTATCGAGAAACTGTATAATTTCAAAGACAAATAGAATCACGGGtagatgttcatatatataagtaagtgtaTATTGGATATGGAGTTAGAATATAACCAacctgtatatttattttatattttaaccatggacgattatataaatatgtgttaagTGAGTGTATTCTGTAGAAGATGTGTAAATTATAAGATATGACCAAATTGTATATTATAGCTCTAATACTGTAAAAGAAATATACGATATAGAACAAATCTGCGTGTAACATTTGTCATATTGGATGCTGCAGCTATACTGaagattgtttttgttatatataatgggATTAAGAGAAACAAAGAGTTTTAATCGCGAATATTTGATTAACCAATATTCGTATACGTGAATATATCCTGTAAATTactataaacaacaaacaataaaaaaatattacattactgCCGTAATCTTATTTGTGACCTTACAGACTCGTATATTTTCTTGGTTACTGTCTGAGGATCGTAaccttcatatgtgtatatgtcttctAATTCCTGTCTCTTGTTTTCTATGACTGCAAGATTCGGCTTCTTCTTCTTGGTTATATGAGCTCGAAACACTTTCTTGATCAGTGCGAGATGGCGAGGCGTAAATCTGTCATCGCGTCTTTTCACTGTGTGTTTACTAGATGTATCCTTGCTGGTACTGGGAGAAGCATAATTGTTGCCCTTGCTAGTATTTGGATTAACATCATCGCCATCCATATCGTCGGTACTCGTTGTTATATTCGCACCATCTCTCCCATCATCGACAGCCTCCATATCTTTGCAGTAATCAGAACGGAAAATTAATTCAGCGGATATGTTAGAATGTGATATGTTAGAAAAGGTAAAAGGTGACGATTTCATAATAAGATGGGGTCCTATCGAATTTGATTCAATCGTGTATGTTTATAATGTAACTGTTGACGACATAATGTGtcatatgtaatttataataaaGGAACATTAACATTGCTAATATCGCTAGGAACGGTGTCCCTATACTCACTCGATGTAACGATACCGTTATCATCGtttgtagtatcatcatcatccgcaGTAACCGCATCGGCGGAAGAAGTAtcaacagtagcagcagcagcagcagcaacaacagcaccaGCACCGGCGAACACAACTGTTGACGACAataatgtgtcatatataatttataataaaggaACATGAACATTGCTAATATCGCTAGGAACAGTATCCCTATACTCACTCGATGTAACGATATCGTTATCATCGCTTGTAGTATCATCATCCGCAGTAACCGCATCGGCGGAAGAAgtatcaacagcagcagcaacaacagcaccaGCACCGGCGATGATCCCGCCAGCGTCCGCTTCGTCATCACCCTGACGTTCGTCTTCCATTCCGTGCAGTTGATCTTGAAGCATCTTTGAGAGACGATTTGCGGTGTCTAGAGCATCGAGATCGCGCTGCATCGCTTTGTAATCACGTTTGGCGGTCTTCATGCTGTGTTTAAGGAGCGAGGCTGTCGCCTCTTGAATCTGGTCATTTCCCTCTTTGTGCGCCTGGGTGGTTAGGAACTTCCTGACAGTCGCTATCCTCAGTCTCGGTAGCCCGTACAGACGGAACAACTTCTTCATAAATCGCTGGATGTTAGCGAGGGAGAAGGGTTTTCCCCGCTTCGACGAGAAGACGTACTCGGATTCCCAACTCCTATTTTGGACAAGTTCACGATCATGTCGTGCTCTCTCGCGGGAATGCCGATCTGGTAGGGACCATACAGCGAGGAGGTCTTGTGGTTCTTCACCTTTATGACGACACCGTCGGTTGACCTGACCGCCTCCAAGACTTCGCTGACGAGCAGGTTTTTCACGACTCCCGTTCTCGCCCCCGCTCTGATGATCAGGGGCCATGCGAGTACAGCGTGGATGAGGTCGACGCTATACTCGTCGAGGGTGTCTCCGGGTCGACCGATCATGCCGTCCACGATATGCCGGTGTTTTGAGTACTGGATCAGGGGTCCCATCTCGTCGACCGTGGGTATATATTCAGCAGTCTTCCTGGCCATGTTCTCGAGATTTCCCCGTTTCCGACACAGCTTGGAGTAGAAGTTGTGTTCTCTGTTGTTCAACTCGCAGAGGGGATAATTCGCCTCGGAACATGCCCAATCTATGAAGCGTTTAAGATGACCCAGGATTACGATGATGCTCGTATGTTTATATCGCTTCTTGAGTGCTTGGTAGAGGAGCTCATACGACTTCTTGACCGTTCCGTATTCGATCAGGCTCATGATGGTCATTGATTGCTTCTCCAATATCTCGATCACCAGTCTCATGTTTCTCAGCATGCCTTTTCCGTCGACGGTCAGTCCTCCTCTCGACTCGTAGCCGATCCATGCCTGCACCGACACCGGAATTTTGGCCagaccctcccttctctcctgattcgccttcttctttttctcggcAATTTTGCGCGGACGCTCCGCGTTCGCACCGAGAGCCGTTCTGTATTCATGGCTACCGGGAATCAACTTGTGCACGTTCAGCAGGTGGCACTTCATGTGACGGACGCCTTTGCCGCAGAGATTACAACTCTGGAGGGAGATGCCCGAGCGTTGAGACCTCGCCTTCCCATGGGCATTCTCGAGCTCTGCTCCCGTTATCTTGTGAATGTTCTTCAGGTGCCTCTTCAATTTAATGTATtgctgaagagaaaaagaaagagacagaataacaaatgagagaaaagaaatataaagagaccGGAAAGATAGAAGAATATCACACATATAAGTATTCTGTTGCTCATAACCGCATGCACGAATACGATACACATATAATGCACAATTACCTTATTACAAATGAAGCAAGTTAGTTTGTTGGGGTCTATTGTTGGTCCACTTAAAATTTTCTTCACCTGGTTCTTCATTCTATGGTCCGATTCAATCGTCTCGGATGTCGTTGCTGCTACTATTGCTTTCCTCGTAATGTATACCACATCCTCCTGAAGATGGAGATACAACAAAAGGATAATACACGAGGCTTAAAAACTTggacattaatgttattataatgtttGTTGAGACTGTACCGGACACTAACCTCGTGCTCATCATCCTCgttagtagcagtattatcaaCACCAATAGCAATGTCTCTGGTTGTAGGTGAAACAGTGGTGGATTCTGCAGAGTCAGCAGTGGGATTGATTGGAGTGGCAGCAGAAGCATCAGTAAAATCGATAGAGTTCGTAGCAGTATTAGTGGCACTGGTGATAGTAGTAGAAACAGCAACGGTAGAAGTGGTAGcgttagtagttgtagtagtagtagtagtaatagcagcagcagcagaagtagtagtagtagcgatgATAGTATCGGTATTAGCAGCAGCGGGAGTAGCGGTTATAGTGTTTCCTGACGAATACAAACACTGGAAAGGTGAagaattgtataattttatatcgaGCATATTCAGTAGATCGTGTCTATTTTGTGAAGTGTATGGATAATCTTAAGCGAATTTCGCATGCTACTAAAAATTCAGTATAAGTCTAGACCGCTATACGTGGAACTTCTTTATGCCGAACATGAAAACGAAATCAAAGTAATGATTCTCACTTATCGTATCCAGCGTTTTATAGACTCAATGGTAAGTGACTATGGTGAACGagaaaacatattaaaatttatgctaGATGATTATTCAAATATACAAAGGTCTTGGGATACCGATTCCTCGTTGAAACATCTTTGATTAAACAATCTACAGCTACCGGTATAGTGTTGGGGGCCTTATCGACAAGATCTACTAGGCTAATGTGAATaagataaacgataataagaaatgagaaaattaaagcacttatgaaagaaaaatatgtatgattagcatggtaaaaaaaaaccagATTTAACGCTTGTAGTTTAACATAATCTCTATCCTTGATGAGGTTTCATAAATCTTTAAAGATATTTGGGCGTAAGAAAGATATGTGTCGATGCAAGACTGGAATGAACAAGTGTTTAAACTATATTCAGGAGACGGATGGTATCAAAAATAACGAAACGAAAAAGGCTAATCACTCGCTCATAATTGAGACAGcccaaagatattttttttggttactgAAAAGGATCATGATTGAAAGAATTACTGACTTCTAAATTATCAAAagactcttctctctgtctccctatgataataacaataataataataataataatacagaataataaataataataataataataataaaatctcttATAACTTCTTCTCTATTATTTCTCCTTCACTATATTTACCACATTCATTAGATTGTCcatatgataacaacaaatatttTCCTCATATGGTTTGACAGCCAGCGATGTGCACATATACAAAACGAATATGAAACCTCTGCTAGTCGACTCTCGTTTGGAAGACCCAATTGACAGGATGAATCTTAGTTCACCTTGTAGTATCACTAACCTTCACAAACCCTCTTCATCTCCTGTTTGTCGAAGTGGGACCATTGACCGTCGCATCAAAACGATAAAGACTTGTCCTGGAGACTCAAACCTGACACTTCAGCCATAAAATTCTGTCTTACAGATTGCGAGAAAAAATAACGACGTCTCTTCTAGGCAAACTGCGTAACGAGACCGTTTACCGACAACGGTCGTAAAGTCGTAGTGCGAGAAAAAATAAGGGTCCCTCTAGAAACTGCGTAACGAGACGTATTCCGAAAAACGGTTGTTAAGTCGTAGTTCGGtcgatatatacaaacaacaacagtCTTTTTCTTACTGTAGAATAAATATGGTATAGTGAAAGCGTTACATAGTCTGCATAttctgcatctgcatctgcataTTCCCGAGAAAAGGATTATTCCAAACATCTGTACGATACTAGATAGTTACGACGATCATACGTTATCTTCCAATACATATCGATTACCAACCAGCAAGTCCGTATATAACGTTTTCTATATATCGAATTATTCAACAACTTTAGAATCGATAGATAGTTGTgggaacaaaaaaacatttccattttCCCGGAAAGTTTAGTTTGACAAGTCTTTAACATCGAAAATACACTATTATGCTGAAACAAGGAAGATTTATCGCATTACACATTCCGGATATAATTATCTGTACCCTATTTGTCATGAAGAATCTTCCAATTCCAACCTTTCGATCACAAAAGAGTTTTTGCATATTCCGGGAAGGGTATGGGATAAGCCTGAGCATCGTTAGAATCAAATGTACCTTTTTGAAGAATATCCGACATGACGTTTTCGCCAGAGGAGCTTCAATTATTCGAGAACAAACGTCAGGACCATTGGTCTCAGTCGCTCAGCACGATCGAGATAACATTATAGAGGAAATATCCTCAATAGCGAGGCGAGGACCGTTAATCAGCTGTAGCTAAAGCGAGTgtctaataatatatagtttaggCGTGTCTATATCAAAATAGAAGGAGATTTAAACAACACTTTCCTTTAAGTCTATCatttacataaacaatatatgtaatgtgtatgttatCTACGTTGACACAACTCCATACGATGAGAATTGCAACTTGATATATTACAAATTGGTGGGTTATGTTAACCTATAGATTTCTAGAATCAtgtattgtataaaaaaagacgaatagtACATGTGAtagtaaattatcattatcatcaaccatCAACAATCCCATGAGTTATAGAATTCTGCCATCTGCATAGTCGTCGTCGTCTCCTCCTCTGATATATAGATGTCGTCAAACGTTAGCTCTGCTAATCGTTCAACTGGTCCGGTCCTGGTACAAGTACGGCGGATCTTACGTCTATCCGCCTACAATACTCGGCCTTCCACCTCTACCGTCTCTACCGAGTTATAATTCGCCATCTTATGGTGATTATTCATGTCGTCGTCGTGTCGTCTTCCTCTGATATTAGATGTCGTCAAACGTAGCTCTGCTAATCGTTCAACTGTCCGGTCTGTACAATTGTACGGCGGATCTTACATGTTATCGCCTCAAATCGGCCTTCACTCTATCGTCATACCCGATTTCTATTCTGTAGGGTTCTTCTATCTCTTAATAACACAAGATCCTGGTGAGTTGTTGGACTtgattctctctcacttctcgcgTCGGTTGAGAGTTAATCTTCCCGAGTGGTGATCGTTTCGCATTCACTCTGTGATGATGTCGATGGTTACCGATTGGACAGTCGGTTCTGCTGATAATATACTCCTTATCGTCACACGGTCTAAATGTCTTTTTCGTTCCGCTGGTCTTCCTTCCGACTGGGATTTGATTTGTTCCGTTGACATATCGCGCTCGCTAATAGTGTGCGTCAAAATAACTTGTCAGGTTTAGGTGGAGTTTTAGTAGCTGTGTGGTAATCCAGCTTTAGAGAAGTGGCCTCCTGTAAAGGGCCGATGCACGGCGTTATCAGACGAAGTAGTCCACGGGTATTCTCGTCCTTGTCGATTCATGTTTATCGCGTTATATATCCCTGTAATCGTTTCGACTACAAAATCTTCGGTGAACCATGTTACAGCTCAAGTCGAGTCAGAATTCGGATTTCCAACAAAGCGCCGCCTTTACACCATCATATCCTGTAATTATAACGAGATGTTTATGCCAATAAAAAAATTCATGGTTACGATCAATACAACgcactgtaaaaaaaatgatgtaatatatttattgaaccttgattactatatatatttggagTTATACCATGACAAACAGTATATCTCTTGTTGAGTGTGTTCTGACCAAATGGAGACGCACTAAGCAGAGGAGGATGCTGTCTACT
The DNA window shown above is from Penaeus monodon isolate SGIC_2016 unplaced genomic scaffold, NSTDA_Pmon_1 PmonScaffold_51, whole genome shotgun sequence and carries:
- the LOC119571092 gene encoding death-associated inhibitor of apoptosis 1-like → MRYCNVNRMAESGFYFTGELDAVRCFSCQIDIYGWQHNDDPISVHAQWSPDCEYIQAIVDDNFIDSVRDKRYDTLIDPNVYQTLKDCGIPDYIIRHAHRKHIIQSGELFTDAVQCLSVIEKLYNFKDK
- the LOC119571101 gene encoding uncharacterized protein LOC119571101, whose product is MLDIKLYNSSPFQCLYSSGNTITATPAAANTDTIIATTTTSAAAAITTTTTTTTNATTSTVAVSTTITSATNTATNSIDFTDASAATPINPTADSAESTTVSPTTRDIAIGVDNTATNEDDEHEEDVVYITRKAIVAATTSETIESDHRMKNQVKKILSGPTIDPNKLTCFICNKQYIKLKRHLKNIHKITGAELENAHGKARSQRSGISLQSCNLCGKGVRHMKCHLLNVHKLIPGSHEYRTALGANAERPRKIAEKKKKANQERREGLAKIPVSVQAWIGYESRGGLTVDGKGMLRNMRLVIEILEKQSMTIMSLIEYGTVKKSYELLYQALKKRYKHTSIIVILGHLKRFIDWACSEANYPLCELNNREHNFYSKLCRKRGNLENMARKTAEYIPTVDEMGPLIQYSKHRHIVDGMIGRPGDTLDEYSVDLIHAVLAWPLIIRAGARTGVVKNLLVSEVLEAVRSTDGVVIKVKNHKTSSLYGPYQIGIPAREHDMIVNLSKIGVGNPSTSSRRSGENPSPSLTSSDL